Part of the Anaerolineales bacterium genome is shown below.
TCCTCATCAACGAATACCATCGTGCCGACTCGGCGACGTTGTACCACTTCGACGCATTTCGGTTGAGCGGCGTCGCAGAAGCCGAGGCGCTTGGATGGTATGACCTATTGGACGGCGCAGGGCCGGTGATCATCGAGTGGCCGGAGAGAATCGCCGAAAGCCTGCCGGAAGAACAACTATGGGTCAGTTTGCGCTGGGTGGACGAGATGCGGCGCGGTTTGCACTTCGAAGCCCGAGGGGTGCACTACGAACGGATGCTGCAAGCTTTCCGTCAAACGACTTTCGGGGGTTGAGCGTGTTACTTACCCTGGATACAGCGACACGGATGATCGGGATCGCCTTGCATGATGGCGAGAATCTGCTGGCCGAATCGCTTTGGCTGGGTGGACGACGCCATACCGTGCTCCTGGCACCTGAAGTGGCGTTGATGCTGCGCAAAATCAATCGTACAGCAGACGCGTTG
Proteins encoded:
- the tsaE gene encoding tRNA (adenosine(37)-N6)-threonylcarbamoyltransferase complex ATPase subunit type 1 TsaE encodes the protein MPILDERTLEFLSHSPDQTRRLGVRLGELIQSGDLLCLSGDLGSGKTTLAQGIARGWGSLDPVTSPTFILINEYHRADSATLYHFDAFRLSGVAEAEALGWYDLLDGAGPVIIEWPERIAESLPEEQLWVSLRWVDEMRRGLHFEARGVHYERMLQAFRQTTFGG